The Daucus carota subsp. sativus chromosome 2, DH1 v3.0, whole genome shotgun sequence genome includes a window with the following:
- the LOC108206174 gene encoding E3 ubiquitin-protein ligase RSL1 → MEADDDLQMLLSEQRRELATAMSSETDNDLAFKLQMEEALNASLASQPSSSDAKRQRLESSDILDDGEFGSGVAHLLAEEIDKFVRERSDREYVDGEMRRVREELGQMIHDRAFARDVLAVPEAEWKNSGDYYHKPYEGVSVSEKISSEDFRLYCKGLVSEETVGSEKKVLAGIGVAICDSSGEIVIFKMRKPLVLEEMSVEIAEVKALIEGLNAAVTLGLKRITVFCDDPMTYQYVTGKWVSKLGNMATLADELALLQKKFTRCFPHLIEKKNVQFAVGLARDAITAQITWPGKSSIKTIETCKICLEDRAVGQMLVVDGCKHRYCSSCLKQHAQAKLSEGMLPSCPHEGCKTELKFEYCRKFLPGEVLDIMSQRIKEATVPVTDKVYCPYPRCSILMSKTEVCAINNAGGSRCMNCHGLFCINCKVPWHSNLSCSHYKSLHPHPSSEEVKLKTLATRKQWRQCEKCNNMIELKEGCYHISCRCGHQFCYSCGAEWKNKKATCNCALWDERNIVHPARNRR, encoded by the exons ATGGAAGCAGACGATGATTTACAAATGCTACTATCAGAGCAACGCCGTGAGCTCGCGACGGCGATGTCTTCGGAGACCGATAACGACCTCGCCTTCAAACTACAAATGGAAGAAGCACTGAACGCTTCTCTCGCTTCCCAACCGTCATCATCCGACGCTAAACGACAGCGTTTAGAGTCTTCTGACATTCTTGATGACGGCGAGTTTGGCTCCGGTGTTGCGCATCTTCTGGCCGAAGAGATTGATAAGTTCGTGCGCGAGAGAAGTGATCGCGAGTACGTCGACGGGGAGATGAGGCGCGTGAGGGAAGAACTCGGCCAGATGATCCACGACCGCGCGTTCGCGCGTGATGTGCTCGCGGTTCCCGAGGCGGAGTGGAAGAACAGTGGGGATTACTATCATAAGCCCTATGAAGGTGTTTCGGTGAGCGAGAAGATAAGTAGTGAGGATTTTAGGCTGTATTGTAAGGGTTTAGTGAGTGAAGAGACGGTTGGAAGTGAAAAGAAGGTGTTGGCTGGGATTGGAGTTGCGATTTGTGATTCGAGTGGCGAGATTGTTATCTTTAAGATGCGGAAGCCTTTGGTATTGGAGGAGATGAGTGTCGAGATTGCGGAGGTGAAGGCATTGATTGAAGGACTCAATGCTGCAGTTACGTTAGGGTTGAAGAGGATTACTGTGTTCTGTGATGATCCTATGACATACCAATAT GTCACTGGCAAATGGGTATCAAAGTTGGGAAATATGGCAACCTTGGCTGATGAGTTGGCTCTACTCCAGAAAAAATTTACTCGTTGCTTTCCACATcttattgaaaagaaaaatgtCCAGTTTGCTGTTGGACTTGCTAGAGATGCTATAACTGCGCAGATCACTTGGCCAGGAAAAAGTAGCATTAAGACAATTGAGACATGCAAAATTTGTTTGGAAGATAGAGCCGTTGGTCAAATGTTAGTAGTTGATGGTTGTAAGCACCGAtattgctcttcttgtttgaaACAGCATGCACAAGCAAAGTTGTCTGAAGGTATGCTTCCTAGCTGTCCACATGAAGGTTGCAAGACTGAGTTGAAGTTTGAGTATTGCAGAAAGTTCTTGCCTGGTGAAGTGCTTGATATCATGAGTCAGAGGATAAAGGAAGCTactgttcctgtaacagataaGGTTTATTGCCCATATCCTAGGTGTTCAATTTTAATGTCCAAAACAGAGGTCTGTGCAATAAACAATGCTGGAGGTAGCAGATGCATGAATTGTCATGGCCTTTTCTGTATCAATTGCAAGGTTCCTTGGCACAGCAACTTGTCATGCTCTCACTATAAAAGTCTGCATCCTCATCCATCCTCAGAAGAGGTAAAACTCAAGACTCTTGCAACAAGAAAGCAATGGCGTCAATGTGAAAAGTGCAACAATATGATTGAGCTTAAAGAAGGCTGCTACCACATTTCTTGCAG ATGCGGTCACCAATTTTGCTATAGCTGTGGAGCGGAGTGGAAGAACAAGAAAGCAACTTGTAATTGTGCGCTCTGGGATGAGCGTAATATCGTGCATCCAGCGAGGAACAGAAGATAA
- the LOC108210079 gene encoding uncharacterized protein LOC108210079, whose translation MSQTTPWRDDPTSFVTDGVRIGVAAAPPAMPTVPPAVPYGGGVDRNWKFHAVEFWRGFAEMSVEFGKGVRDVMKQSVMRDDSFLVKNFGPPVRKVRKELKFLNEYLPEDRDPVHSWSVIFVVLFFVIAALYVNTECDATSPLVKKLYIQPANATRILLPDGRHLAYQEQGVPAASSRFSIIAPHSFLSSRLAGIPGIKISLLQEFGVRLITYDLPGFGESDPHPNRDLKSSADDVLYLSYAVGVTDKFWVLGYSGGSLHAWATLRYIPDRVAGAFMVSPMINPYEPSMSKEEKKRTWSRWTLQKKFMYFLARRFPRFLPYFYHHGFLSGSVGQINKWLSLSLGKRDRDFIEDERFAEFWLRDVAESVRQGNVKPFVEEAVLQVSSWGFRLSELKVQKKRKGRGIIFWITSKYSRVEEELIGFLGPIHIWQGMEDRVVPPSMTDFTQRVLPGVMVHKLLNHGHFTYFYFCNECHRQIFTTLFGNPQGPVANNDHTLIERDNEDTEDVTLGDSPQVETDL comes from the exons ATGTCCCAAACGACGCCGTGGAGAGACGATCCGACAAGCTTCGTCACCGACGGCGTCCGAATCGGCGTTGCGGCCGCTCCGCCGGCGATGCCAACAGTCCCTCCGGCGGTTCCGTACGGTGGAGGTGTTGACCGGAACTGGAAGTTCCACGCGGTGGAGTTCTGGAGAGGCTTCGCGGAGATGAGTGTGGAGTTTGGGAAAGGTGTTAGAGATGTGATGAAACAGAGTGTGATGAGAGATGACTCGTTTCTCGTTAAGAATTTCGGACCGCCTGTGAGGAAAGTTCGCAAGGAATTGAAGTTTTTGAATGAGTATTTACCCGAAGATCGCGATCCTGTTCATTCATGGAGTGTGATTTTCGTTGTTTTGTTCTTCGTTATTGCAG CACTCTATGTAAATACTGAATGTGACGCAACCAGTCCTTTGGTAAAGAAACTGTATATACAACCAGCTAATGCTACTCGTATACTGTTACCGGATGGTCGACACTTGGCTTATCAGGAGCAAGGTGTTCCAGCTGCCAGCTCTAGATTTTCCATAATTGCCCCGCATTCTTTTCTCTCATCCCGGCTTGCAG GAATACCTGGTATTAAGATATCACTACTGCAAGAGTTTGGTGTGCGTCTAATAACATATGATCTTCCGGGGTTTGGCGAGAGTGATCCTCATCCTAACAGGGACCTCAAGTCATCAGCAGATGATGTGTTATACTTATCATATGCTGTGGGCGTTACTGACAAGTTCTGGGTGTTGGGATATTCTGGTGGAAGCTTGCATGCTTGGGCTACGCTTAGATATATTCCTGATAGAGTGGCAG GCGCATTCATGGTTTCCCCAATGATTAATCCATACGAGCCAAGCATGTCCaaagaagagaaaaaaagaACCTGGAGCAGATGGACTCTGCAAAAGAAATTTATGTACTTCCTTGCTCGAAGATTTCCTAGATTTCTCCCATACTTCTATCATCATGGCTTTCTTTCTGGAAGTGTTGGCCAAATTAATAAGTGGCTGTCATTGTCACTTGGAAAGAGG GATAGGGATTTTATAGAGGATGAAAGGTTTGCAGAGTTCTGGTTGAGGGACGTGGCAGAATCAGTTCGGCAGGGAAATGTAAAACCATTTGTGGAGGAAGCTGTCTTGCAGGTTTCAAGTTGGGGTTTCCGCCTCTCAGAGCTCAAAGTACAGAAGAAGCGAAAGGGAAGAGGCATCATCTTTTGGATTACGTCGAAGTACAGTCGAGTTGAAGAAGAATTGATTGGCTTTCTTGGCCCGATACATATATGGCAG GGGATGGAAGATAGGGTAGTTCCTCCATCAATGACTGACTTTACTCAGCGTGTTCTGCCTGGGGTTATGGTGCACAAACTCCTAAACCATGGCCATTTCACCTATTTTTATTTCTGCAATGAATGCCATAGACAGATATTCACTACATTGTTCGGAAACCCTCAAGGTCCTGTGGCTAATAATGATCACACACTCATAGAAAGAGATAATGAAGATACTGAAGATGTAACTCTTGGCGATTCACCACAGGTGGAGACCGATCTATAG